From a single Deltaproteobacteria bacterium genomic region:
- a CDS encoding PD-(D/E)XK nuclease family protein translates to MADFKNEFSWSNSRQALFKECKRAYYYNYYGSWGGWERDKADRVTRTLYVLKNLQNRWQWKGSMVHHEIERILKELVSTGNLAPLAKSIERATELMRKGFRSSRDGLYRQKDGSLRNETALFEHEYNTETPDEIWKKIHDEVVLCLESFYRSEVLDRVKNLPKEKILSVESMTAASLSFSPEIIFVKLDLAYEIEDRVEIVDWKTGSGEGEKLQFQVYTIFANEELEVPLEQISLIEYNLLGDRPLTHRFSVDELRDGMGYINNSIAEMKSYLAEPNENVAVMTDFPRTDDDRICESCNFKKICFDLD, encoded by the coding sequence ATGGCGGACTTTAAAAATGAATTCAGCTGGTCAAACTCCCGCCAGGCTCTATTTAAAGAGTGCAAAAGGGCGTACTACTATAATTACTACGGCTCGTGGGGTGGGTGGGAAAGGGATAAGGCGGATAGGGTCACCCGAACACTTTACGTATTAAAAAACCTGCAGAACAGGTGGCAGTGGAAAGGCTCCATGGTCCATCACGAAATCGAGAGAATACTAAAGGAGCTTGTCAGTACAGGCAATCTCGCCCCCCTTGCAAAATCGATAGAAAGAGCAACGGAGCTTATGAGAAAGGGGTTCAGGTCCTCAAGAGACGGACTTTACCGGCAGAAGGACGGCAGTCTCAGGAACGAGACAGCCCTGTTCGAGCATGAGTATAATACCGAAACTCCAGATGAGATTTGGAAAAAGATACATGATGAAGTGGTCTTATGCCTGGAGAGCTTCTACCGGTCGGAAGTACTCGATCGAGTAAAAAATCTGCCGAAAGAGAAAATATTATCAGTGGAAAGCATGACGGCGGCCTCACTTTCGTTCAGTCCGGAAATAATCTTTGTAAAACTGGACCTGGCTTATGAAATCGAGGACCGAGTAGAAATAGTGGATTGGAAAACCGGCTCGGGCGAGGGCGAAAAGCTCCAATTTCAGGTGTACACGATTTTCGCCAACGAGGAGCTTGAAGTACCGCTTGAGCAAATCTCCCTCATCGAATACAACCTGCTCGGAGACAGGCCTTTAACGCACCGGTTCAGTGTTGATGAGCTCCGGGACGGCATGGGTTACATAAATAACAGCATAGCCGAGATGAAGAGCTACCTCGCCGAGCCAAATGAAAACGTTGCCGTTATGACGGATTTCCCGAGAACCGACGACGACAGGATTTGCGAATCATGCAATTTTAAGAAAATCTGCTTTGATCTGGACTAG
- a CDS encoding YihY/virulence factor BrkB family protein yields the protein MSELVKKINYFFSRQLWRIDTASLNRSRSTLVNFIRLVYVTFREYTENELTLRAMSLVYTTLLSLVPLLAFSISILKAFGVVDNQLEPFLANFLQPLGEKGIEITTRIMEFIGKINFGVLGVVGLIMLIYTSISVIKKIEDSLNVIWKIKKGRSLARRFSDYIATLLIGPVLMFAALGLTASLTSNTVVNKILAVEPLGTIVFIVGKIMPFVIIFLVFTFIYVIIPNTKVNYKSAAIGGAIAAVAWHAASWIFTISVASSTKYAAIYSSLAVLIIFMIWLYLNWLILLIGAQISFCYQNLKFLTVKKEVFTLSTKLKEKLSLIIMHQVGYNFYFDLQRWSLDSLTEHLRLPHDPVEEAVDELANNKLIIETGDDPPCLVPARAIEKITLKEIIDSTRTNYQTDVVEKKYLSMPEVDLISGKVDNAINQALGDLTLKDLILAGENTDN from the coding sequence ATGTCGGAACTGGTTAAAAAAATTAATTATTTTTTTTCCCGCCAGCTATGGCGAATCGACACGGCTTCACTTAACAGAAGCAGATCCACGCTCGTAAATTTCATAAGGCTGGTTTACGTAACCTTTCGTGAATATACCGAAAATGAGCTCACGTTAAGGGCGATGAGCCTCGTATATACTACGCTTCTATCGCTTGTTCCGCTTCTCGCGTTCAGTATCTCGATACTTAAGGCGTTCGGGGTCGTGGACAATCAGCTAGAGCCCTTTCTCGCAAACTTCCTCCAGCCCCTGGGCGAAAAAGGCATAGAGATAACAACCAGAATAATGGAATTCATCGGGAAGATAAATTTCGGCGTCCTCGGTGTGGTCGGCCTCATAATGCTCATCTATACGTCGATATCGGTTATCAAAAAAATCGAGGATTCACTGAACGTGATATGGAAAATCAAGAAAGGCAGAAGCCTTGCCCGAAGGTTCAGCGACTACATAGCGACACTACTGATAGGCCCTGTTCTCATGTTCGCGGCCCTGGGACTCACGGCATCGTTGACCAGCAACACCGTGGTTAACAAAATTCTGGCCGTAGAGCCGCTCGGCACGATCGTTTTTATAGTCGGGAAAATAATGCCGTTTGTAATAATATTTCTGGTGTTCACTTTCATCTATGTGATTATCCCGAACACCAAGGTGAATTATAAGTCAGCCGCTATAGGCGGGGCAATAGCGGCTGTGGCATGGCACGCAGCGAGCTGGATATTTACAATATCCGTCGCGTCCTCGACAAAGTACGCGGCCATATACTCGAGCCTGGCGGTTCTTATAATTTTCATGATCTGGCTCTATCTAAACTGGCTTATACTACTTATCGGGGCTCAGATTTCATTCTGCTACCAAAACCTAAAGTTTCTGACCGTCAAAAAGGAAGTGTTCACGCTGAGCACGAAACTCAAGGAAAAGCTGTCCTTAATAATAATGCATCAGGTGGGCTACAATTTTTACTTTGACTTGCAGCGCTGGAGTCTTGACTCCCTGACTGAGCATCTGCGCCTTCCTCACGACCCGGTCGAAGAAGCGGTAGATGAGCTTGCCAATAATAAACTGATTATAGAGACCGGGGATGACCCGCCATGCCTGGTTCCGGCGAGAGCCATAGAGAAGATAACACTCAAAGAAATTATCGACTCCACTAGAACTAATTACCAGACCGACGTTGTAGAAAAGAAGTACCTCTCCATGCCGGAAGTAGACCTGATAAGCGGAAAAGTGGATAACGCAATCAACCAGGCGCTCGGAGATTTAACCCTCAAAGACCTTATCCTCGCCGGTGAGAATACGGATAATTGA